From one Eucalyptus grandis isolate ANBG69807.140 chromosome 9, ASM1654582v1, whole genome shotgun sequence genomic stretch:
- the LOC120288501 gene encoding early nodulin-like protein 2 gives MASRLVVLALAIAAVVGSVSAQAPAATPAAAPQGSSSSSSSASSPTASSPKASSPAASTAPEASTPPPVSEAPQASSTTSPAAAPSNDATVETPASSPVADVSSPPAPSSEASVAPAGDASDLSSPAEAPAEGSATVVKISAPVALAAAALFFF, from the coding sequence ATGGCTAGTCGACTTGTGGTGCTTGCCCTAGCTATCGCGGCGGTTGTCGGGTCAGTCTCGGCCCAGGCGCCTGCTGCCACGCCTGCTGCTGCCCCTCAAggctcctcgtcgtcgtcgtcctccgCCAGCTCCCCGACCGCCTCATCCCCCAAGGCATCGTCCCCTGCCGCGTCGACCGCCCCCGAGGCTTCCACACCCCCACCTGTCTCCGAGGCGCCTCAAGCCTCGTCCACCACCTCTCCTGCCGCCGCCCCATCCAATGATGCCACTGTCGAGACACCGGCGTCGTCTCCCGTAGCCGATGTGTCGTCCCCACCCGCACCCTCCAGTGAGGCCTCCGTTGCACCAGCGGGCGATGCCTCTGACTTGTCATCGCCGGCCGAGGCTCCTGCCGAGGGCAGTGCCACCGTCGTCAAGATCTCGGCCCCGGTTGCTCTCGCTGCCGCcgccttatttttcttttaa